The following proteins are encoded in a genomic region of Triticum dicoccoides isolate Atlit2015 ecotype Zavitan chromosome 1B, WEW_v2.0, whole genome shotgun sequence:
- the LOC119350581 gene encoding probable methyltransferase PMT23, with protein sequence MTATSLRLTLVLHSPTPVPTPGGSSDPQPNGPAAAAAKSDVKADASRPNAPVTVAGGSGPSDPSRSIDDSSHPAAVDVDATAVDAAGVDGGEAEDDGAVAEVRWETCKVRRGVSATDYIPCLDNIRAIKALRSRRHMEHRERHCPAPPPRCLVRMPSGYRLPVPWPRSRDMIWYNNVPHPKLVEYKKDQNWVTKSGDYLVFPGGGTQFKDGVARYIEFVEQIMPTIQWGTHTRTVLDVGCGVASFGGYLLDRNVITMSLAPKDEHEAQIQFALERGIPAFLGVIGTQKLPFPDNAFDVVHCARCRVHWYANGGKPLLELNRVLRPGGFFVWSATPVYRKEQRDQDDWNAMVTLTKSMCWRTVVKSEDINGIGVVIYQKPTSNSCYLERKTNEPLLCSKKDGSRFPWYAPLDSCILPTAVSSSDETSNSPLVWPERLIRYASVPDDSATIEKFDADTKYWKQVISEVYYNDFPVNWSSVRNVMDMNAGYGGFAAALVDKPLWVMNVVPIDQPDTLPVIFSRGLIGVYHDWCESFNTYPRTYDVLHMSDLLGSLTKRCDILEVAAEVDRILRPGGWLVLKDTMDMIKKMRPVLRSLHYETVIVKRQFLVGKKTFWRPRR encoded by the exons ATGACGGCGACGAGTCTTCGGCTCACTTTAGTgctg CACAGCCCAACCCCAGTTCCCACCCCCGGAGGCTCGTCCGACCCGCAACCAAACGGCCCAGCCGCTGCCGCTGCAAAATCAGATGTCAAAGCCGACGCATCGCGGCCGAACGCCCCCGTCACCGTCGCAGGGGGCAGTGGACCCAGCGACCCGTCGCGGTCAATCGACGACAGCAGCCACCCGGCGGCAGTCGACGTGGATGCCACAGCCGTCGACGCGGCGGGAGTGGATGGCGGCGAGGCTGAGGACGACGGCGCGGTGGCGGAGGTGAGGTGGGAGACGTGCAAGGTCAGGAGGGGGGTGTCGGCCACGGACTACATCCCGTGCCTCGACAACATCAGGGCAATCAAGGCGCTGCGCTCCAGGCGGCACATGGAGCACCGGGAGCGCcactgccccgcgccgccgcccaggTGCCTGGTGCGGATGCCCTCTGGGTACCGGCTCCCCGTGCCGTGGCCGCGCAGCCGTGACATG ATTTGGTACAACAATGTTCCTCATCCAAAACTGGTGGAATATAAGAAGGATCAGAATTGGGTTACAAAGTCTGGTGATTATCTTGTTTTCCCCGGAGGCGGAACTCAGTTCAAAGATGGTGTTGCAAGATACATAGAGTTTGTAGAACAG ATAATGCCGACCATTCAATGGGGAACACATACAAGAACTGTCCTGGATGTTGGATGTGGTGTTGCTAGCTTTGGTGGATACCTGCTTGATAGGAATGTCATTACTATGTCATTGGCCCCTAAAGATGAGCATGAAGCTCAGATACAGTTTGCATTAGAGCGTGGAATTCCAGCATTTCTAGGAGTAATTGGAACTCAAAAGCTCCCTTTCCCTGATAATGCATTTGATGTTGTCCATTGTGCAAGGTGCAGGGTCCATTGGTATGCGAATG GTGGAAAACCACTACTGGAGCTTAACAGAGTGCTAAGGCCTGGAGGATTTTTCGTTTGGTCTGCAACACCTGTCTAtcgcaaagaacaaagagatcaagatgaCTGGAATG CAATGGTTACTCTGACCAAATCAATGTGCTGGAGGACGGTTGTAAAATCTGAAGATATTAATGGAATTGGTGTTGTTATATATCAAAAACCAACCTCAAATTCTTGCTACCTTGAGAGGAAAACTAATGAACCCCTCCTGTGTTCCAAGAAAGATGGATCACGTTTTCCTTG GTACGCTCCTCTTGATAGTTGCATTTTGCCAACTGCTGTTTCCAGTTCAGATGAAACAAGCAACTCTCCCCTTGTGTGGCCTGAAAGGCTTATCAGATACGCAAGTGTGCCTGATGATTCTGCTACTATCGAAAAGTTTGATGCTGATACAAAATATTGGAAACAAGTCATTTCAGAAGTATATTATAATGACTTTCCAGTTAATTGGTCAAGTGTCCGTAATGTAATGGACATGAATGCTGGTTATGGAGG GTTTGCAGCAGCACTTGTTGATAAACCATTATGGGTTATGAATGTGGTACCTATTGACCAGCCAGATACCTTGCCAGTTATTTTTAGCAGAGGTTTGATTGGGGTATATCATGATTGGTGCGAATCTTTCAACACATACCCAAGGACCTATGATGTTCTTCACATGAGTGATCTCCTTGGAAGTCTTACAAAGAG GTGTGACATCCTTGAAGTAGCAGCCGAAGTCGACCGGATATTGAGGCCTGGCGGATGGTTGGTGCTGAAAGACACCATGGACATGATAAAAAAGATGCGCCCGGTTCTTCGCTCTCTGCACTATGAGACCGTAATCGTGAAGCGGCAATTCCTTGTCGGTAAAAAGACTTTCTGGCGTCCCAGGCGATAA